A stretch of DNA from Planococcus antarcticus DSM 14505:
TCTAGGCGGTCTTCTGTTGGAATGGTGATTTCGTAGGCTTTGCGCTCGATTTGGAGACCCGTCTGTAAATCAGTGTTCATGCCATTCTTAACGGCAAATTTTGCTTGTTGAAGAGCGATTGGCCCATTGGTAAGAATCGCATCGGCAAAAGCGCCGGTTACTTCTGCAAGCTGTTCACGCTCTGCAATACGTGTTACTAGGCCGTACTCCAGCGCTTCAACTGATTTCAGGCGGCGGGCAGTCAAAATCAATTCTAATGCTTTGGACTCACCGATCAAGCGCGGCAAACGCTGTGTGCCGCCAGCACCTGGAATAATGCCTAGGCTGGTTTCAGTCAGCCCAAGCAGGGTGTCATCTGCAACAATTCGGAAATCACACGCCAGTGCCAGTTCCATGCCGCCGCCGAATGCAAAGCCGTTCATCATGGCAATGGTCGGCTGCGGCAAACTTTCAATCGTGGAGAATATTTCACCGATCTTGAAGATGTTGCGTTTGACGTGCTGTTCCGTCAGATTTTTACGTTCTTTCAAATCTGCACCGACACTGAATGCCTTTTCGCCAGCACCTGTAAATATCACGACGCGAATGTCCGGGTTAATGCGAATCGCTTCCACGACCTGCCCTAATTCGAAGAGCATATCATAATTGAAAGCATTCATTGCTTCTGGCCGATTTAATGTAATAAAAGCTAAATTGTTTCGCTGTTCATAATGAATTGTGTCCATTTCCATCCCCCTTGTATTGTTCCATTCATTAAAAACATATCACTTTTTGGACTATTTCGCTATCAGACTCTATAATGAAATTCATGGGAGGGACTGCATTTATGAATCAAATCACGTTTATCCGTATCTTTCGGATTGTCTGGCTGGCAGTCAAAATCTTTTTGCAAGTGACTTTCTTCCAAAAACGAAATCGTGGGAATTGGAACCCGCTCGTTGAAAAAAGATGGAACGAAATGATAACGAAACAAGCCAAAGAATATAAGAA
This window harbors:
- a CDS encoding enoyl-CoA hydratase-related protein; amino-acid sequence: MDTIHYEQRNNLAFITLNRPEAMNAFNYDMLFELGQVVEAIRINPDIRVVIFTGAGEKAFSVGADLKERKNLTEQHVKRNIFKIGEIFSTIESLPQPTIAMMNGFAFGGGMELALACDFRIVADDTLLGLTETSLGIIPGAGGTQRLPRLIGESKALELILTARRLKSVEALEYGLVTRIAEREQLAEVTGAFADAILTNGPIALQQAKFAVKNGMNTDLQTGLQIERKAYEITIPTEDRLEALAAFGEKRKPVFKGR